The Thalassotalea sp. HSM 43 genome window below encodes:
- the prsR gene encoding PEP-CTERM-box response regulator transcription factor — MEKLLIVDDDKGIQKQLKWSLADYDVVLASDKDSAISALRLHEPKVVLLDLGLPPDEANASEGLAALQQILSLAPFTKVIVITGNDEHQVALDAISHGAYDFYQKPLDGDVINVIVRRAFMMAELEQENRHIRELGGVDSGIIGNSVVMDKVRNIIERIAPTEITALLLGESGTGKEVLANAVHKQSNRVKKPFIAINCASIPETLLESELFGFEKGAFTGAHKTTKGKIEMAEGGTLFLDEIGDMPFNLQAKLLRFLQERVIERIGGRQEIPVDVRVVCATNQDLLKMAEQKTFREDLYYRISEMVINIPPLKDRDFDVVVLGRYFLLKFAQDYNVKIKGFTDTAVAALKAHDWPGNIRELQNKIKSAVIMAAGQLISSQDLGFYEEVELDIDQQFNLRSVRGQAESKAIKEAYTLAEGNMSKTAQMLGVTRPTLYGLLEKYDLNLKESV, encoded by the coding sequence ATGGAAAAATTGCTGATAGTCGATGATGACAAAGGGATACAGAAACAACTCAAATGGAGCTTGGCGGATTACGATGTGGTATTAGCATCCGATAAAGACAGCGCCATTAGTGCTCTGCGTTTGCATGAACCGAAAGTGGTGTTGCTTGATTTGGGTTTACCGCCTGATGAGGCCAATGCCAGTGAGGGCCTCGCTGCGTTACAGCAAATATTGTCGCTCGCGCCTTTTACCAAAGTGATTGTGATCACCGGCAATGACGAGCATCAAGTGGCATTGGATGCAATCTCCCATGGTGCTTATGACTTTTACCAAAAACCACTCGATGGCGATGTCATCAATGTGATTGTTCGTCGTGCGTTTATGATGGCGGAACTCGAGCAAGAGAATCGCCATATTCGCGAATTGGGTGGTGTTGATAGCGGTATTATCGGCAATAGCGTGGTCATGGACAAAGTGCGTAATATCATTGAACGTATTGCCCCAACCGAAATTACCGCGCTGTTACTTGGTGAAAGCGGTACCGGTAAAGAGGTTCTCGCTAATGCGGTGCATAAACAAAGTAATCGGGTGAAGAAACCGTTTATCGCCATCAACTGTGCATCGATTCCAGAAACGTTATTAGAAAGCGAATTGTTTGGTTTTGAAAAAGGTGCATTTACCGGTGCCCATAAAACCACCAAAGGTAAAATCGAAATGGCTGAGGGCGGAACCTTATTTCTCGATGAAATAGGTGATATGCCGTTTAATTTGCAGGCCAAGTTATTACGCTTTTTACAAGAGCGGGTGATTGAACGCATTGGCGGGCGTCAGGAGATTCCAGTGGATGTACGCGTCGTCTGTGCAACCAATCAAGACTTATTGAAAATGGCCGAACAAAAGACCTTTCGTGAAGACTTGTATTACCGTATCAGTGAAATGGTGATCAACATTCCACCATTAAAAGATCGTGATTTTGATGTGGTGGTTCTTGGTCGCTACTTTTTGCTGAAATTTGCTCAAGACTACAATGTGAAAATTAAAGGTTTTACCGATACCGCCGTCGCGGCGCTTAAAGCCCATGATTGGCCTGGTAATATTCGCGAGTTGCAAAATAAAATCAAATCGGCGGTGATTATGGCCGCGGGCCAGTTGATCAGTAGCCAAGACTTAGGTTTTTATGAAGAGGTCGAGTTGGATATTGATCAGCAATTTAATTTGCGTTCGGTGCGAGGTCAAGCGGAATCCAAAGCCATTAAAGAAGCCTATACCTTAGCGGAAGGCAATATGAGTAAAACCGCGCAAATGCTTGGTGTTACTCGACCAACCTTATATGGCTTGTTGGAGAAATATGATCTTAACCTCAAAGAGTCCGTTTAG
- the prsK gene encoding XrtA/PEP-CTERM system histidine kinase PrsK, whose amino-acid sequence METIGLIGYGLAAIAYLFLLVLLISHRQPSVATKILLVSVAISLVVYLLNAWQVYQSFSLRFGLVFESLRLMAWGALFLLVISGSDKVVSLVKLPASKNFILLYLGLTAVIVVNLFFNPGYQWLFIGLLSMNLLTLVVLEQLYRNSQQLKWALWPLTIGLGGMLVFDFVMYAQAALLNRVDFYFWYSRGYIALLVMPFILLSAKRMRNWSPDLYISRDVVFYSSMVGLSAVYLLILAFSGYVIRFIEGQWSEMLSIMFMAAGLLVLLALLITNRLRDKIRVFIGKHFFANKYDYRQEWLKLIEAIEQQDSQDAYANACAAMGGCFGVSRCGFIDAQQARLQAKYVGDYTLDDNMMQQIETLHQFSQKQNWLVDVREFQSYPYRYPELQVDAKLLAEQRLDLFIPTLSQQRLLGYFILAGPAHKPVLNWEDRDYLFAVSKQLGNYLTLQTAQKQLAQGQQFAVFHRMSAFVLHDLKNVQAQLSLINRNAERHRDNPEFIRDVFATVESASERMGKMVSQLQSKSQDVHKKHGDETVDIAEIINNCLAMNKSSEVAIESDLDGDLYVTANKEGLENVFLHLLQNAKDACNGDGLVQINGHQQQDQIVVDIKDNGCGMSADFIKHSLFEPFTTTKGNAGMGIGVYEAKQFIEEYQGSIDVSSEPGKGSCFTLFLPKSTAS is encoded by the coding sequence ATGGAAACAATAGGCTTAATTGGCTATGGCTTAGCGGCTATAGCGTACTTATTTTTGCTTGTTTTGCTGATATCCCATCGGCAACCCTCTGTTGCGACCAAAATTTTGTTGGTCAGCGTCGCCATCAGCCTCGTTGTTTACCTGCTCAATGCCTGGCAAGTCTATCAATCGTTTTCATTACGATTTGGTTTAGTATTTGAATCTCTGCGGTTAATGGCATGGGGTGCATTATTTTTACTGGTGATAAGTGGCAGCGATAAAGTCGTCAGCTTAGTTAAATTACCAGCCAGTAAAAACTTTATTCTGCTCTACCTCGGTCTCACTGCGGTTATCGTGGTTAATCTGTTTTTCAATCCCGGTTATCAGTGGCTATTCATTGGCTTGCTGAGCATGAACTTGCTAACTCTGGTGGTACTTGAGCAACTGTATCGCAATTCGCAACAACTCAAATGGGCACTTTGGCCTCTCACTATTGGCTTAGGCGGTATGTTGGTGTTCGACTTTGTGATGTACGCACAAGCGGCATTATTAAATCGAGTTGATTTCTATTTCTGGTACAGCCGTGGCTATATCGCCTTATTAGTGATGCCATTTATTTTGTTAAGCGCCAAGCGTATGCGTAACTGGAGCCCTGATTTATATATCTCTCGTGATGTTGTGTTTTATTCCTCTATGGTGGGATTAAGTGCGGTTTATTTACTGATATTGGCATTCTCTGGCTATGTGATTCGTTTCATTGAAGGGCAATGGAGTGAAATGCTCAGCATCATGTTTATGGCGGCGGGTTTGCTGGTGTTATTGGCACTGCTTATTACCAACCGATTGCGCGATAAAATTCGCGTGTTTATTGGCAAGCATTTCTTCGCCAATAAATATGACTATCGCCAAGAGTGGTTAAAGCTTATTGAGGCGATAGAGCAGCAAGACTCTCAAGATGCCTATGCTAATGCGTGTGCGGCGATGGGTGGTTGTTTTGGTGTCAGTCGTTGTGGCTTTATTGATGCACAACAGGCACGTTTGCAAGCCAAATATGTTGGCGATTACACCCTCGACGATAACATGATGCAGCAAATTGAAACCTTGCATCAGTTTTCGCAAAAACAAAATTGGTTAGTTGATGTTCGCGAGTTTCAAAGCTATCCCTATCGCTATCCTGAGTTGCAAGTCGATGCAAAATTGTTGGCAGAGCAACGTCTGGATTTATTTATTCCAACCTTGTCACAGCAGCGCTTACTTGGCTATTTCATCCTCGCCGGTCCGGCGCATAAACCGGTCCTTAATTGGGAAGACAGGGATTATTTGTTTGCGGTTTCGAAACAACTGGGTAATTACCTAACCTTGCAAACCGCACAAAAGCAATTGGCACAAGGCCAGCAATTTGCGGTTTTTCATCGTATGTCAGCCTTTGTTTTGCACGATTTAAAAAACGTGCAGGCGCAATTGTCGTTAATAAATCGCAACGCCGAGCGTCACCGTGACAATCCAGAATTTATTCGAGATGTATTTGCCACCGTTGAGTCCGCCTCTGAACGCATGGGCAAGATGGTTTCACAGTTACAAAGTAAAAGTCAGGATGTGCATAAAAAGCATGGCGATGAAACCGTCGATATTGCTGAAATCATCAATAACTGTCTGGCAATGAACAAAAGTTCTGAGGTGGCAATTGAGTCTGACTTAGACGGTGACTTGTATGTTACCGCCAATAAAGAAGGTCTAGAAAACGTATTTTTGCACTTACTGCAAAATGCAAAAGATGCCTGTAATGGCGATGGCTTGGTGCAAATCAATGGTCATCAGCAACAGGATCAAATCGTCGTAGATATAAAAGACAATGGTTGTGGCATGAGTGCAGACTTTATTAAACACTCTTTATTTGAGCCATTCACCACCACCAAAGGCAATGCCGGGATGGGCATTGGCGTGTATGAAGCGAAACAATTTATTGAAGAATATCAAGGCAGTATTGATGTCAGCAGTGAACCAGGGAAAGGCAGCTGCTTTACATTATTTTTGCCAAAATCAACAGCGAGTTAG